TGGCTGCCAACTTCTCTAGTTTTGTCCACTCTGCTGCTGATAATAAGACCAGTTTGTGCCTCTGTTTGTCCAGAGTAGCCTTTACTGCCTCTTTGTTTTTGAGAAGACGACGGATCATAAACAGTGTGGAGTTCCACCTTGTGGAAACATCCTGGATTAGGGGTTCATTTTCCTGGTCAAGTGCCCTTTGCTCTTTAGACAGTTCCATTGTGTTGGCTGGACTGTGTCTGAAATGACCCACAATCTTGCGGCACTTTGCTAGTACATCATTAAATCCACTACTGTCCAGGCACACAGTGATGGCATCTGGCATATTCTCCACCAGCAAAATATGCGCAACACATGGCATGTGCTGAAATGGGAGCTGTCTTGCTGCTGCCATCATGTTTCTGGCAAAATCGGTGCCAGTTGTTGTTACCTCAATTTTCCAGGACTCAGCTACAGAAAAAATGGTCTGCGCAGTTTACTGCATAATGTCTGTTGTTGACTTTCTCTACAGTGAGGGCGAAAGATGCTAATCGCCATACTTTGTTAACAACGCATACTGTGTGCGCGGTCACGCCAAGGTAGTTAGAATTGCTGACAGACGAACAATGGTTCCCTGTCAATGCAACACAATCAACTGAACTCAACAGGTCTTGTTTTGACTGCTGTTCATCATAAAACGGCCTGATCTTACTCGCCATGGTTTTCCTACAGGAGTTCGTAAGCAGGGTCCGATGTCGCGATCTAACACAGACTGTAGCCCCCTATCCTCTACCACCGAAAGTGGTCTACAGTCTGTTGCGATCCATTCAGCCAGGGAATTGCTTAATTTTTCAGACGTAGACTTACTTATTGTGGCCCTGAAACCTGGTCCAATGTGGGCTGGCTGGAGCGGTTATTTACCGCTGAAATCAGCTGTGGGGGCGGCTCAGCTTGCCGCAACATGTTTTGCATTGAGATGGTATTTTAGGCTTGAGTAGCTTCGGTGATCAGCAAACtcctttttgcacaacttgcatACAACAGTAGTCTTTTCGAAAGTCCCATCAGGACGTTTTTTAAAGCTAAAGTTGTCCCTCAGTGGACCAAGAGAAGCGGCTTCGTCGTCCATCGTTGTTGTTTGCGGATGTCGCTTGTGCATCAGATTTACAGGCGTGCTAGAACACGCGAATACAAAGGTTCCGGctccaaactttaaaaaaaaatctgattaattCCGATAAAAGTTTTAACGGGTTAAAATCtttgtaattaattaatctaaATTAACGCGTTAAAGTCCCGGCCCTAAACATAACAAAAGAGTTGACttatggtcctgctaattgctggcaagaaggagggggTGATGTCCTGAAgatcctgaaatctcagtcatgctagtgTTACCAGAAGAACGGCTTTGATTCTAGATTCAGCAGAACCTGTAGCAGATGTTCATGTTTCACATAATGTTTAAATAGAATTTGTATAGAACATGCAACATAAGGTTTGTAAAAGCAGAAACATAGAGATACTTGTCCGGAATCACAATCAAGAGCCCATATGAAGGACAAAAAACCCCACACTGATTATGTCTCCCGTACACAACTTTACCCAAATGCATGTACTGTCTTAGTGCAAACAGGtcaaaaacagcagcaccagcaaactgttgtgtttacatgtttttttctcttttttcctgttGGCACCTCCTAGTAACATGAGTGCACATTTTAGCATGTGCAAATTTGGTGTTCAGTTAGGTTAAGCTGACATACAAATTGGGTTGTGTGGCATTCCCAATTTAACATTCTCCTTAAGAATGCACACAAATGAGAGAGATTAAGATCTAGAAAGACATTCCTGCATCTGTTCTCTTCACAGAAACAAACTACAGATTCTGTCCCATGAGTGATGACTGGTAAAGTCTAGGTGGATTGAGTGTGAATGGTCTGAGATATTTAATGACTTATTCAAGTAACCACATGGaaagcatttttttcctttgacttatTTTTTATGCACTTGGACAAAAAATTGCAGGATATTTTACGGAGAACTTGAACCTCAAGGTCCCTGAGGGTATTGTCcattcaaaaacacatttaaaaagtagtgCCCAGATATGGGATCGAAAATCACTTTCTAAGCACTTTTTGCTAGTTCATCTTATGgcataaaatataaactttAAAAGTCAAGattttcactgtatttatttaagaatgtgtttttcatgtaaaaagTGAATGTTTCCTCTTTCGCAATATTGTTTTATAGATCAGCATTACCAGACGTTTGTCCAAGGTTTACTGTGTTACTATAAGCAACTATACACAAATCTTAATACAATTCTATATTAAAAGAATATGTGTAGAATTGATTACACAGATTTTATTATACttgaatattatattataacatcaccaaaacaagatgttaattaaattttacaaaaccaaaaatagTAATTAATGATTTCCTCAAGAATTCACAAAATAATCTGATTATCTAATGACTGTGTGGGTTATTATAATCACATAAATATGTAcagatgtgagagagagagagagagagagagagagagagagagagagagagagagagtgtaaagtGGAACTCAAATGTGACCATAGGTCTAGATGAGATGAGCACATGCAGTTCGTTTAATACTCAAGAGGAAAAATTCTAAAACATAACCAACATCTGTAGCAGAACTATGGAGTccatttagatgttttattgttttgaccAGATCATGTCAGTTTTTACCACTCTCTGTTCAAATAAGGTGGTGGTCTAATTTCAATGGTTTTCACTCTTTCACAGAAATACTATAATTCACTTAAGCTTTCAATAGCTTTATCTTTAGTGTAATTCCTCCATTGCACAGGAATCTCTCCATGCCTTATGAATTTTTTCTTGTAATGGTTTTCCAGGTCTGCTTGGAATCTGCACACAAACCATTTCCAGTACGGCATCTCAGAATTATCAGGGCTGATATTCCATCTGGCGTATTCTCCACCTGCAGTTCTGTAGTTTCTAAAAGAAAACACTCCATcagatgttttaaaatgcagaaGATTATTTGAAACAGCTGTTGTGCAGAAATCTATCCCAAGCTcattttttgaaagaaaagacCATCCATTTGTTCCACAGTTACGGTGGAATTGGACACTGTGATCTCCAGTATGATCTTCCATTGTGTTGGTGCACATGGCATTACAGAACGGACACTGTGCCCAGCAGCATTGGCAGAGGTGCTCAATCAGAATATCATCTGGTTTCTTCCTGAACATTTCCCATTTGAGGTCAGAAATGCTTTGAAAGCCAGTGCTTAGCTTTGGCATGATACTAGTTAGACCCTTGATCACAACCTGCGAGAGAAAGTCAAGGTCTGTAATTTCGTTCTTCTCAAGACACGACTTTTCTTTAAACTGAAGCTCATCTTTTAGTTTTTGGGATAAATGGTGCAGCCACATGCTGACATCTCCATTACTTTTTATCTTCTCTGTTGCTTCATTCACAGCATCCACCACACACTTTCCTTTGGAGATGATGTTGCTTTTAATGGTTTCTAGAACCACTGAACAGTTGTCTTCAAAAATGTAATCGTTGACCTTCTTCTTGataaaattgttaaaatattCTCTGGGTTTCTGAATGTATTCAATGTATTTCTCAAATGACTCCTCTACTGCTAGTGATGTCAGAATGTGTTTTTCCAGATTTGACCTGTTTCCTTTAAATGCAGGAATGtcacatttcattttctcactcAGATCAATGGCAGTTTGGTCATATGCTGCCTGCAGTATTGATGGTTCAAGTGTATCCACAATTACCTGACCAAACACAGCTGTGGAGGTCGCACCATTGCAGTAGTTCTTGAAGATGTTGAGGTACTGCGGCCTCTGTTTCTCCAGGAACAGTCTTACATCATAGGCTTCCTTGAATTCCTTGTGCAGCTCAGCAAACTGGTCTgctgcaaatttacacacatagAGGCATAAATCCACTGTGAATTCCTTTTTGAGTATAAACTTTGAGGTGCTGGATTCATatgcttttactttttctttgacAGAAGCAATTATCTTTGGAATATAGATGCGACTGTATCCACGTTCTGCAATAGGTGCCTTCTGAGTTTCTGCCTTAATGTCTGTGGTAATGCTTTTAATGAGAGCATTCAGTGAATTGTTATCATCTGCTGAAAAAGTATCACTTCTACAACTCTCTTCAGACAAACCTTGTTTCTCATCTTTGGCTGCTTGTTCAAATTCATTAGCATTCTTATTGTCATCTTCCTCTCCATGTGTACTTGTTGACAGAAGATCTTCTTGGTTAGAGTCTTCTTGGTTTTTAAGAATGACATAGTCTGAAAAATCCCCTAAAACATCCATTCTTTTGTAGGTACCCTGATTCTGTTGCTCACAAACAAGGCTTAGTTCATAGCTTTCTGATAAGGTCTCTGTCACATCATCCCATATATTAATTTCACTAAATGTGGATGTGTTTGGTGTCAGCTTGGTGACCCACTTGGACCAGACATCTTCAAATTCCTTTTCAAGTGCTTCTTCTttggtttctttgtttttcaaacAAAAGGCCAGGTCTTTACTCAGTTTAAAAAGCTTGTTTTcatatgttttcttttcacagtCTACTTTCTCCTTCACTATTTTCAGTCGAGTAACTTCATCCAACTTTCTCTTTGTTCCTTCTACAAGCTCATTGCAAAGTTCTGAAATTTTTCTCTGAAATCTTTCTTGCCATTGAATGAGTATTTCTTTGTCTCCGTCATCATCAAAGAATTTTTTAATTGATCTTTGGACATTTGTTTTAGTCTCTTTCAGGCATTCCATGATGTCCTTTTTCTCAATCTTTAAGGAATTTTCATTGTTGACTCTGTTGTGAAGTTTGTTCGCAATTACTACCATGGCACTCTTTAGACTCCATGTCCATTTACTGTACTCATGCTCAAGTTTCCTATATAGTGCAATCTCAAGAGTGTTTTTGAAGCTAAACACAAAATTTTCATTGAGAAGTGCATTCCATAAACTGCTGAAATTTTCTTTGAATTCTGAGAGTGTCACACCACGGCTTTTAGAACTTTTAGAAATGATACTTCTCTTTAATTCTTGAATGTTTTCACAGTACAGAGGGTTTGGTGGTGCCATGGGTGGGTTGCCCTCCCAGAGGTGTGCAAAGTACCACACATCACTCTGCACATTAAATTCAATGACATCACTGAAACATTTTGCATTGTAGTCTTCCTCTTTAGCTGCCAGTTTAGTCATTTTGTCAAGTTTGTCCAGCAAGCACTTTCGTCCTTCGATGCTTTTCTCTCCAGCTGTGACTTCTCCAACATTCTGATGCACAAACATGCAGCTGGGATTCAGTCTGACCTTCTTCATTCTCATGAAGGCCTGAACAACAATCTGAAGGATGTCCTGCATCTCTGCTTGGTTCTCTCCAAAAACATTGATCAAAGTCATGTTTCCAAGACCTACAACAAATGTTGCAAGTCCATTGTCCTGTTGCCTTCTTGACATTGCGGAGGACTCCAGAGCTCGGAGACCTTCTGTATCAACAACAACGATGTAATCAAACTTCAGTTTTTCCTTCATCTCCTCAGACACTTTGACCAGCTGCATGAAGGCTCCTCTGGTGCACCTTCCAGCACTGACTGCAAACTGGAAGCCAAACATGGCATTGAGCATGGTGGATTTCCCAGAGCTCTGAATCCCCAAAACTGACAAGACAAAAACTCTCTGGTCTCCTAGTTTCTTGATGAGTTCATCCAGAACAGCAGAAATCCAGATCAGAGGAACATGTGCAGCATCACCATCCATCAGCTCCAGTGGATGTCCAGATAACATGATCTCAGCTGCAAGTTTGGGGAGAGTGAAGTGTTTTGTCTCTATTTGTACAGACATAAATGATTCATATATCTGACCCATCTCCCTGAGTATGTGTTCCATACCAAAAGATGAGGCAGAAAGTTTTTCTGATATTTCATCAAGTTTTTGTGTATCCTTTGTTTGTTCTAGTTTATCACCCTGTTCTTTTAGATTCAAAATCTTTGTCCATGTTTCATGATATTCATGACGAAGGCCAGATAGCTCATCTGTGGTACTGTTATCCAACAGGATTGTAAGccattttagaaaaaaacatttctcaatttcTTTTAGTGACTTCAGTGTACAGATGAACAGTTCCATAAGTTCTGAGAGTCCATGTTTATGCTGCTGCTTGCGAATTTCCatcatttcacttattttttcaCATCTCTGCATCTCTGTGTTGAGCCCTTGAAGTCGGtgtagttctttttttttctggcaccACTCATGCCACAGTTTCCCCTGACATGGAAGATATTTCTCCTTAATGTTGCACAGTTTCATTCCTTGCATTAGTGTCATTATCTGCATAGCAGCTTCCTTTCCTTTCTGGCATTCCACAGAATTCTCATCCACTgtgattttcttgtttttgcctAATTTTTCAAGGCTGAAAGTAGAAAGTGATTTTGAGAAACACTCTTGCATAGTTTTTCTGAGATCCTTAGATACATCTGATTTATTACTGCCTTTAAGACCTATTTTGTATTTCAGGTTTTTTGCCATAATGTTGTTTGAGTCATCCTCGCAGAGTAAGCAAACTAGTGGCTTTGAGCCTTTGTAGAGcttctttaatatttcattatttgggATGTTACCTTCACCTAAAACTACCACATTCACCGAGGACATTTCAGTCAGAATCTCCAGTTGCTTCTCATGAGTTTCTGCATCACCATGTAGATTACAGAATGCGATACAATCAGTGAAATGATCATTGTTTTTCCCAGATGGGAGATACCAGGTGATCTCCACTATGCCATCCATCAGTAGACAATCTCTGACACTTCCTGGACAGTCCCTGTGAAAGAATATGTTGTGTCTTTCATCAATGAGGCCGTTTATGAGCTGAGACTTGGATGAGGAATTAGATCCAAACCTGAAGAAGAATACCATTGGAGTTTCTGTTTCATTAATTGGCTTGGTTTTGTTGGATTTCATGCCGGAGGTATTGGTGACTATCCAGCTTTTCCTGATCTGACGGAATGCCCACAGTGGAAACTCGATCTCTCCTGTGAAGGGATTAGGCACCAGTAGAGGCAGAGCGTACTGACACTGTGAAAGTTTGGTCACTATAAACTGCTTTAGAAAACTATCTGAGCAGTGGAACACAGCCATCTGAGCATCCATGGAATGAATAGaatgtttttctgttattttcccTTGAAATTCTGGCTTCTTAGTAAGGAAACTTTCAAATGTGTCATTCTCCTCTGTACTCTGTgtatctgattggctgtgaaAACACTTACTGGCTTCTTCTTTAATGGGAATATTTCTTGCCTTGTAATCTACCAACAGCAGCCTTTGTAGGAATGCCTGAGCCAATTCTTCTTCTGTACTGGGTTCTTGACAACATAGTGACTGTGCAGTTATTTGAAGAATGTCTGCAAGTTTTAACTGTTGATTGTGATCTGTTGTTAGCTGAAGTCTTGTAAATAGCTGATCTGTTTGTTCACGCACAGgattttcttttgcttcataATGGTCTGCAGTGTCTTCTACTTCTTTAAGATCTATGGTTTCCCCCTGTAAAACAGTTTAATTTCTTAgtatatttcagtgtatttttacatgacacTCAAAACAGAACTGAAAATAGTTATAGTTCACTCTGTGGAACTGCATATAATCTTTTTACTGATTATTGCTCTGTTTCTAGTGAattaaaatgagcttttttgtATGGAAGATGATTCATATGAGTTGGCCAAGTGAGTAATTTTTGTAGCAACAACAAATATATTCAAGTCATGATATCTTGCAAAAAATTTGTATAAAAATTACGCTTTTTAAGGTCTTATTTATTTTGCCTTTGGTATGTAATGGCTTTAAGGCTTTGTTTATATTAGTAGTTTTACTCCCTTGGTCCAATGCTAAGATATTTGACATCAAATGTACAtgatataaacaatgtaaacaaaagccATACTGATTCATAAGGGCTTTTATTATGGAAATGTGTGATAAACTACAATATCTACAGAATTTTCAGAACTACACAGTCCTGTGACCTAACTGAACTTGTGGATTTTATATATGGTACTTTGAAAAATCTTCGGCACCTACAGACACTTAATTCagttccatcaccagcacagcTAATTCAGTATAATTGAATGTAAAGCACTGATTAGCCGAACAAGGTACTGGATGATAACTACAGTTAATGCTGGACTTCCTCAAGGagaattttttaaatggttgaaCAAACACATTGACATATATGAAATCActacttattttattaatattatttgtactGGGTAAAATAAACATCTTACTAAAtctaatttttctttttaaggaTCTTGCCCACAGGACATCAATTGGCtaaatatttttggttgctggactattctcaatccagcaatgacactgagaTGTTCAAAAATAGCTGAACAAATTACACTTTTCTAACTACAACAATTgatgtcctcagttcccaaacgatccctgaatgtttttaaaagtaaagatgTTGTAACATCTTGCAGGCATCCAATTTAGAACAATCATATATACAGTGACGCTTAGAATtctgtgaaccctttagaattttctacatttctcCATAAATTTCACACAAGTCTTAATAGTAAGTAAAGagaaccaaataaaaaaattgacaaAGATATTAGATCTggtaatttatttattgaggaaaatctCAATAAATCTGTAATtgacaaaagtatgtgaacctttgctctCAGTATCAGGTGCAGCCATGACTGCAAATATACATTTCCAGTAACTGCTGATTAATCCTGCAAATCAGCTTGGTGGAATTTTAGCCTGTTCCTCCATACAaaagaacttcaactccattaggttggtgggtttcctgcttgtttcaggtccttccacattTCTataggattaaggtcaggatGTGGCCATTCCacaacattaactttattattcTTCAACCGGCTGCTGGTATAATTCATTCAATTGTTtaatcaatgatggcaagccgtcCTGGCCCAGATACAGCAAAATGGATGTGATAAGATTTTTAAGTTTAAatgatacttattagtcccacaatggggaaatttcacctctgcatttaacccatccgtgcagtgaaacatcacatacacaccagtaagcgcacacacacacacacgcacacacacacacagtaggcaacccaaggacacctcagtcatgtactgtcagcgctggggatcaaaccagcaaccttctggtcacagagccagttccctaacctccaacccatgactgcccccttttACTGCttgaatgcagtgttttcctttctccaaacaaaAATTCTCATTTAGACCAAAATGATCTATTTTAAACATTGTTTCTATAGCTTTCTGGCTTGTCTgtgtgatctttagcaaactgcagagggGCAGCAaagttctttttggagagcagagactttctccttgcaaccctgccatgcacaccattgttgttcagtgttctcctgatagtggactcatgaacattaacattagccactgTGAGAGAGGCCTTAAGTTGCTTAGAAGTTATCCTATGTTTCTTTGCAACCTCATAGACTATTACACACCTTGTTCTTGCTTTCTTCGTGACCTCATGGACTACTACACACTTTGCTCTTGGTGTGATCTTTGTTAGTCAACCACTACTGGAGAGTGTAACAATGGTCTTGAATGTCCTCCATTTGTACtcagtctgtctgactgtggattggtggTGTCCAAACTCCTTATTGGtagttttgtaaccttttccaacATGATGAGAATCAACAACTCTTCTTCTGAGGACCACAGAAATCTCAGAAGTGTTCATGCCAGGATACATTTGCTCAAATATGTGAAGATCAGACTGtggtcactcacacctgattgccatcccattgattgaaaacacctgactttAATTTCACCTTCATATTTTCTGCTAATTCTAAAGGTTGAAATACTTTTGCTACTCACAGATCTGTAatatcattttcctcaataattaaattaataaatgtaatactTTGTCTCACTTGGACAtgtggttctctttatctacttttagaactgctgtgaaaatctgatgaagttttaggccaaatctATTCAGAAATATGGAAACGTTCAGGTGCCACTGTATATAAGTCAATTAGCTTAAGCATTAAATACCTTGTCTTTGTACTGATTTCAATTGAATACAAGTTAAAATGATATGCacattattgtattttattagtCCTTTAACCTACTGTCCCATCTTTTTTGTATAACTTTTATATTTCAGCCAAACCCCATTGGAGCATGTATAGCAGTGTCCTAAGAAGTATGAACACACACTAATAGTGTTTCACACTGATACTGATTAGTGATATAAATTCTACTTATGTGCTAACCATTTTAGTTCATTTggatgaatgtgtttatttatgtattttccaGATTATTAGTTGTTTTTTGAGACCTGTGCACTGTCCATGGTGTATGTTACATAAAACATGTAACCAGCTCCATAAATATTGGCACCCTTATTTTTTATctagtgtgtgtgggtgcaagaccataaaaaagtattttagcCTCTATGCAGTGCCTACATAGACAGCTACTAACAGAGCTCATTAGGTTTTGGGACACCCTTTGTCTCACAGGCTGCTCTATGAAAAAATAGTAAACAGCAGTAAACAAAGGCATTTTTCCTGACCTTTTTGCCCATCTTTATCAAAGGTCCCAATAATCATAGAGCTGGGTGTATTTAGTTCATTTGGTACTCACTGAAAGGTTATGCTTTTTCTTTAGGTTCCAGGCAGTGTGTGGCAATGACTTTGGAGTCCGGATTCTGGATGTTTTTGAAACCTGAAAAAGTATGTAAAATAAGATTAtttgataaataataataaaaaacagagtACATATAGAAGAAGTACATATGGAATAGTGCAGTGGTTCCCAACTTGGTATTCAGGGCCCCCAGGACAGTCCACAATTTTGCCACAAACCAACTCATAACACATAGGGAGGATAAAAAAACATGGACTGTCTGAGGGAGTTCTGAGGACTGGTTTGGGAGCCACTGGAATAGTGAATAAATTAATGCATATGTTCAAGAacagtcatttttaatgaagaacAAGCTGaacttaaatatataataatatacgAATATTAAGCCTTGAATGTAATTAAATAGTGTACACTTGAACTGATGGGCATAAACAATCTCAtttgttcatccatccattgacctttttttcttctttctttgaaaataagacattttggtGAAATCAACATTTCTGCTATAAAACAAATCCTTATAATGCCTTTAGTCTGACCTGCTACACTTACTAGGTAGAACATTTTATTGCAGTAGCCAGTTGCTGTCTAACTAAAGGAAACTTAAACTAATAGTTCCTACTAATGGGATTGACCTTTGCACTGGACAAAATCTATAGCACTGACTTTTATACTTAATCTATTAATAAGTGCTTTTATGAATacgaaaaaaaaagatttgtccTAAAATAAGAAATTATTGTTATGAAAAATAgataagtaataaaaataaatgttctgaTACATGTAGACACTCTGTTACAACACTAATTTCATGTTTCAAAACAAATTCCAAGTAAACTGTGTTCCTTAAAAATCATTGTTGGTCTACTTCTTTTCATATTTTGCCAGGCAGAACCTTATAATTTCAAGTAGAAAGTGAGTTCTTAGGATTAGAAGGATTATCTACATTTGACAgtcacataatttaaaaaatgttcgaCATCATGTGTCATTAGAAtagatgcaaataaaaatacGCATGGTATAaagttatttttgaaaaaaaaatgcagaacagGCATCCGGACAGACTGTTTACTGACACTGGTGACTTTAATCGCGCAGATCTCAGATCAGTACTCCCAAAATTCCATCAGCATGTGGACTTTGCAATGAGAGAAGTGAATGCACTAGATCCTGTTTAGACAAATGTTTACGATGCATATCAGGCGGAGCCCCGCCCCACCTCAGCTACTCGTACCATATTTCTGTAATGCCGATCCCTGCATACAGACTGCTCATCAGACGCTACAAACCAGTCCCTGAAGCAAGTAAAAACCCCGCCAGCAGGAGCCATCTCTGCTCTTCAAGACTGCTTCGAGCAAACTGCATGGGGCGTGTTTAGGGAGGCTGCCACTGAGAACGATTCTGTTGACCTGGAGGAATATACAACATCTGTGACTGGCTATATCTCCAAATGCATTGATGCTGTTACTGTCTCCAGGACCATCACCACAAGCAAAACTCAGAAGCTGTGGGTGTCTGCTGAGATGCGTACGCTGCTGAAGGCCCATGACTCAGCCTTTAGGGCAGGTAACAAAGTGGTCTTAAGAACAGAGAGGGCCAAACTGTCATGAGCTATCAGAGAGGTGATGCATGCACATGCTAAGAGAATCCATGGACACTTCCAGAACACTGGTGAAATGTGGCACATGTGGCAGGGCATTCAGGCCTGTAATTTCCTGTAACAGGAAAACATCTTCCTCCTGTGACAGTGATACCTCCCTGCCAGATTAATTGAATGACTTCTGCAGAATAACATGGCAGCAGGAAAGATCACCCCTCCACCCAGCAACCAGGTACTGTGcctgtccactgctgatgtgaGGAAAACTCTGTGCAGAGTTAACCCACAAAGGCTTCTGGACCAGACAACATTCCTGGCAAAGTGCTCAGTGAATGTGCAGCCCAGCTAGCGGGAGTGCTTACAGACATATTTAAAATCTCGCTAAGCAGCTTCATTGTTTCAGTGTGCTTTAAGGCCACTACCATTGTCCCTGTGCCAAGAAATCTCCAGTCTCCAGGCTTGTATTGAGGCACATAAAGACCCAGCTgcctccttcactggaccctCTGCAGTTCGCATAGTGCTCCAACTGCTGTACAGACGAGGGCATAGTCATCACTCTTCATCTGGCCCTCACTCATCTTGAGAAAAAGGAAACTTATGTTAGAATGCTTTTCaaagacttcagttcagcattcagcaCCATCATCCCTCAGCAACTGATTGGAAAACAGCCTTCCCTCTGCAATTGGATCCTGGACTTTCTTactgagagacctcagtcaGTCTGAATCAGGAGCAGCATCTTTAACACCATCACACTGAGCACTAGAGACCAACCAGGGCAGTGtgttcagtccactgctgttcactttGCTGACTCACGACTGTTCAGCAGCTCACATTTCCAACCACATCATAAAGTTTAGTTCCTTGATTTTCACCTATCAGAGAACCTGCACCCTGAACATCAGCTTTATAAACAAAAAACCCAACAGCGTCTCGTTTCCTGA
This portion of the Pygocentrus nattereri isolate fPygNat1 chromosome 1, fPygNat1.pri, whole genome shotgun sequence genome encodes:
- the LOC108438297 gene encoding interferon-induced very large GTPase 1-like isoform X2 — encoded protein: MDVTGSKQTTAKEKVSKMTRGFRTSKPRTVWNRKKKHNPSVSKTSRIRTPKSLPHTAWNLKKKHNLSGETIDLKEVEDTADHYEAKENPVREQTDQLFTRLQLTTDHNQQLKLADILQITAQSLCCQEPSTEEELAQAFLQRLLLVDYKARNIPIKEEASKCFHSQSDTQSTEENDTFESFLTKKPEFQGKITEKHSIHSMDAQMAVFHCSDSFLKQFIVTKLSQCQYALPLLVPNPFTGEIEFPLWAFRQIRKSWIVTNTSGMKSNKTKPINETETPMVFFFRFGSNSSSKSQLINGLIDERHNIFFHRDCPGSVRDCLLMDGIVEITWYLPSGKNNDHFTDCIAFCNLHGDAETHEKQLEILTEMSSVNVVVLGEGNIPNNEILKKLYKGSKPLVCLLCEDDSNNIMAKNLKYKIGLKGSNKSDVSKDLRKTMQECFSKSLSTFSLEKLGKNKKITVDENSVECQKGKEAAMQIMTLMQGMKLCNIKEKYLPCQGKLWHEWCQKKKELHRLQGLNTEMQRCEKISEMMEIRKQQHKHGLSELMELFICTLKSLKEIEKCFFLKWLTILLDNSTTDELSGLRHEYHETWTKILNLKEQGDKLEQTKDTQKLDEISEKLSASSFGMEHILREMGQIYESFMSVQIETKHFTLPKLAAEIMLSGHPLELMDGDAAHVPLIWISAVLDELIKKLGDQRVFVLSVLGIQSSGKSTMLNAMFGFQFAVSAGRCTRGAFMQLVKVSEEMKEKLKFDYIVVVDTEGLRALESSAMSRRQQDNGLATFVVGLGNMTLINVFGENQAEMQDILQIVVQAFMRMKKVRLNPSCMFVHQNVGEVTAGEKSIEGRKCLLDKLDKMTKLAAKEEDYNAKCFSDVIEFNVQSDVWYFAHLWEGNPPMAPPNPLYCENIQELKRSIISKSSKSRGVTLSEFKENFSSLWNALLNENFVFSFKNTLEIALYRKLEHEYSKWTWSLKSAMVVIANKLHNRVNNENSLKIEKKDIMECLKETKTNVQRSIKKFFDDDGDKEILIQWQERFQRKISELCNELVEGTKRKLDEVTRLKIVKEKVDCEKKTYENKLFKLSKDLAFCLKNKETKEEALEKEFEDVWSKWVTKLTPNTSTFSEINIWDDVTETLSESYELSLVCEQQNQGTYKRMDVLGDFSDYVILKNQEDSNQEDLLSTSTHGEEDDNKNANEFEQAAKDEKQGLSEESCRSDTFSADDNNSLNALIKSITTDIKAETQKAPIAERGYSRIYIPKIIASVKEKVKAYESSTSKFILKKEFTVDLCLYVCKFAADQFAELHKEFKEAYDVRLFLEKQRPQYLNIFKNYCNGATSTAVFGQVIVDTLEPSILQAAYDQTAIDLSEKMKCDIPAFKGNRSNLEKHILTSLAVEESFEKYIEYIQKPREYFNNFIKKKVNDYIFEDNCSVVLETIKSNIISKGKCVVDAVNEATEKIKSNGDVSMWLHHLSQKLKDELQFKEKSCLEKNEITDLDFLSQVVIKGLTSIMPKLSTGFQSISDLKWEMFRKKPDDILIEHLCQCCWAQCPFCNAMCTNTMEDHTGDHSVQFHRNCGTNGWSFLSKNELGIDFCTTAVSNNLLHFKTSDGVFSFRNYRTAGGEYARWNISPDNSEMPYWKWFVCRFQADLENHYKKKFIRHGEIPVQWRNYTKDKAIESLSEL